The Neorhodopirellula lusitana genome includes a window with the following:
- a CDS encoding HDOD domain-containing protein: MTTVAEKTSLEEVFHIDVLPALPHSAISLLQLSQREDVGPNDFAKPIEADPGLMGQVLRFVNSSYFGFSREIMSISQAITLVGSRAITNFALWNAVFSVIPNPKFGPFDLKSLWQDSLRRAIFARRIGKELKLANAEDLFAGALLQDMAIPLLLKELPEKYESLVKQRAADGKRLSGLEQEMFGWDHADAAALLASRWNLPEEFVSLIAQHTQMEELLGKGDLARGAACVALASLLPSCCEDTWSERDDFLSAMDQLVKPSLELRDLIMAEVDEQTSEFAPLMKLPVPAKTLVDFFIEEAA, translated from the coding sequence ATGACTACCGTCGCTGAAAAAACTAGTTTGGAAGAAGTATTTCACATCGACGTTTTGCCGGCTTTACCGCACAGTGCGATTAGCCTTCTTCAACTCTCTCAACGAGAAGATGTTGGGCCGAACGATTTCGCTAAACCGATCGAGGCGGATCCCGGTTTGATGGGGCAGGTCTTGCGGTTCGTGAACTCGTCGTACTTTGGATTCAGCCGCGAAATCATGAGCATTTCGCAAGCGATCACTTTGGTGGGCTCACGAGCGATCACCAACTTTGCACTTTGGAACGCTGTTTTCAGTGTGATTCCAAACCCCAAGTTTGGGCCATTCGACTTGAAGTCGTTGTGGCAAGATTCACTTCGCCGAGCCATCTTTGCTCGCCGTATCGGTAAGGAGCTGAAGTTGGCCAACGCCGAAGATCTTTTTGCGGGTGCGTTGCTGCAAGACATGGCGATCCCATTGTTGCTGAAAGAGCTTCCCGAGAAGTATGAAAGCTTGGTGAAGCAACGGGCTGCCGATGGAAAACGTCTGAGCGGTTTAGAGCAGGAAATGTTCGGTTGGGACCACGCCGACGCCGCCGCGTTGTTGGCGTCTCGCTGGAATCTGCCGGAAGAATTTGTGTCGCTGATCGCTCAGCACACCCAGATGGAAGAACTGTTGGGCAAGGGTGACCTCGCTCGTGGAGCGGCATGTGTCGCCCTGGCGTCTCTGTTGCCGTCGTGTTGTGAAGACACTTGGAGCGAGCGAGACGACTTCTTGTCGGCCATGGATCAACTTGTGAAGCCAAGTCTTGAACTCCGTGACCTCATCATGGCGGAAGTCGATGAGCAGACTTCTGAGTTTGCACCGTTGATGAAATTGCCTGTTCCAGCGAAGACGCTCGTTGACTTCTTCATCGAAGAAGCAGCTTAG